One segment of Panicum virgatum strain AP13 chromosome 3K, P.virgatum_v5, whole genome shotgun sequence DNA contains the following:
- the LOC120698373 gene encoding TOM1-like protein 6, translated as MYPVATGPPPARLPAASRVDKATSHLLQGPDWAVNLEICDTLNADRWQTKDVVNAVKKRLQHKDPKVQFLTLTLLETMMKNCGENVHFEVVDQHILQEMVKIVQKRHDMQVRDKALLLIDSWQEAFGGPGGKYPQYYWSYIELKRSGVMFPRRPVDAPPIFTPPAVHQAYGSPRYPSGSLNERMTSDVETLSFEGLNNIRNAAELLRDMVNALNPADRMAVKDEIITDLVNQCRSNQQKLMRFVSSTGDEELLKQGLEINDGLQSVLAKHDAIASGLPLPVETPSREELQRGDQNQQASAPAIPHDNKVQVEEDEDDEFAQIARRKNKSVISSDEASSSAGDQALIAVDPALSEVSSVASNALVPVDSTSVSGTRTKEQDMIDLLSLTLYSPPEPSTDSSTQSQNGAQPSVTSNGPEVPPNYQPAAANGANYPVNSQAYPTNQGYLPYNNYVAPWAQTGPVSQPGAYQTQPQQYVSSYPAPSWVMPANANSTNPFQPATYQMPNPPVASVSPAATYPAPSKPYAAPPMQHVPSPNPKPMHSYNSFVSQTYNGPSMASDARMNGNQRPKETPATAARPYYMPDNLFGDLIDVKSFGAGSKINRSTSMPSPKGGGQPMIGRNK; from the exons aTGTACCCGGTGGCCacgggcccgccgccggcgcggctgccggcggcgtcgcgggtGGACAAGGCCACGAGCCACCTGCTGCAGGGTCCCGACTGGGCCGTCAACCTCGAAATCTGCGACACGCTCAACGCTGACCGCTG GCAAACCAAGGATGTGGTTAATGCAGTGAAGAAGCGATTGCAGCATAAGGACCCAAAAGTTCAATTCCTAACTTTGACG TTGTTGGAGACAATGATGAAGAATTGTGGTGAAAATGTTCATTTTGAAGTTGTTGATCAACATATTTTACAGGAGATGGTTAAAATTGTCCAGAAGAGG CATGATATGCAAGTGAGGGATAAGGCATTATTACTTATAGATTCATGGCAAGAGGCATTTGGTGGACCTGGAGGCAAATATCCGCAGTATTACTGGTCTTACATTGAACTCAAG AGGTCAGGAGTAATGTTTCCACGACGTCCTGTGGATGCTCCTCCAATATTTACTCCACCCGCAGTACATCAAGCATATGGTTCACCTAGATATCCTTCTGGAAGTCTAAATGAGAGAATgacatccgatgttgaaacatTGAG TTTCGAGGGCTTGAATAATATTAGAAATGCAGCAGAATTGCTGCGTGATATGGTGAATGCTTTGAACCCCGCTGATCGCATGGCAGTTAAAGATGAGATTATTACAGATCTTGTAAATCAATGTCGTTCAAATCAACAAAAGCTCATGCGATTTGTCAGTTCCACAGG GGATGAGGAACTGCTAAAGCAAGGCCTAGAAATAAATGATGGCTTACAGAGTGTACTTGCAAAACATGATGCTATTGCTTCTGGTTTGCCATTACCGGTTGAAACACCAAGTAGAGAAGAGTTACAGAGAGGGGATCAAAACCAACAGGCATCCGCACCAGCAATTCCACATGATAATAAGGTTCAagttgaagaggatgaagatgatgagtttGCTCAAATTGCAAGAAG AAAAAACAAATCTGTGATAAGCAGTGATGAGGCATCGTCCAGTGCTGGTGATCAGGCCCTTATAGCTGTTGATCCAGCACTTTCTGAAGTCTCTTCAGTCGCAAGCAATGCACTGGTTCCTGTTGATTCAACTTCCGTCAGTGGCACAAGGACTAAAGAGCAGGATATGATTGACCTTCTCAGCCTCACCTTGTACAGTCCTCCTGAACCATCTACAGATTCTTCAACACAGAGCCAAAATGGGGCTCAGCCGAGTGTCACATCTAATGGACCAGAAGTACCGCCAAACTATCAGCCTGCTGCGGCAAATGGGGCAAATTATCCTGTCAATAGCCAGGCTTATCCAACAAACCAGGGATATCTTCCATACAACAACTATGTTGCACCTTGGGCCCAAACTGGACCAGTCTCTCAGCCTGGAGCATATCAGACTCAACCCCAGCAATATGTGTCCAGCTATCCAGCACCATCATGGGTTATGCCTGCAAATGCCAACTCAACCAATCCTTTCCAGCCTGCGACATACCAAATGCCAAACCCTCCCGTTGCTTCTGTTTCCCCTGCAGCTACCTATCCAGCTCCGTCGAAGCCGTATGCTGCTCCGCCAATGCAACATGTTCCGTCTCCAAACCCCAAGCCGATGCATAGTTACAACTCTTTTGTTTCTCAAACATACAATGGTCCAAGCATGGCATCAGATGCTCGGATGAATGGGAATCAGCGGCCAAAAGAAACTCCAGCGACAGCAGCTAGACCGTATTACATGCCAGACAATTTGTTTGGCGATTTGATCGACGTGAAGAGTTTTGGCGCTGGAAGCAAGATCAATAGGTCGACCAGCATGCCAAGTCCTAAGGGTGGTGGCCAGCCTATGATAGGTAGAAATAAATAG